In Hymenobacter sublimis, a single genomic region encodes these proteins:
- the ccsA gene encoding cytochrome c biogenesis protein CcsA, translating to MLNTVIGDVGHLSVIVAFVAATVAAYSYYKAAQGRTLGDTDASWLRIGRVAFAVHGLAVFVIIGALFGIIHGHRYEYYYAWSHSSNHLPVYYMISCFWEGQEGSFLLWIFWHVLIGFILMRYSRRWEAPVMSIFAGVQLFLTSMILGVVLGDLKIGSSPFILLRDFMPDLPVFKLNPDFVPKDGTGLNALLQNYWMVIHPPTLFLGFALTLVPFAYAIAGLWKGELTKWVRPAMRWTLWGGLVLGVGIVMGAYWAYETLNFGGYWNWDPVENAVYIPWLVLVASLHGLVLWQRSRTALRTSFVLVIATFLLVLYATFLTRSGVLGNASVHSFTDLGLSGQLIIYLMAFVVLAIGLLVWRWKQIPISPKELTTYNAELWVFVGATVLCLGAFQVLVTTSIPVYNAFLGFIGIKSNLALPADQIQHYTKIQLWMGVGVAFFSGLAQVMWWQKNNKESLTSSLTVPGILTLLGAALVILLVQYYGLKMEVSYIVLLTTALFGVLANLGMVFTLMKRKVSLSGGGIAHIGIALMLLGVLASAGYSNIISQNVSGLLYSREFDETTNRDNVLLWRNDKAPMGKYDVSYTGQYLDAPGVPGYVDKQLLFRTADEYKALARADIKRGDQVYYKAGDTVDILPENTYYRVEYKDRKTGEAFVLYPRGQVNEEMGEGLLASPDIKRFADHDIYSHISAVPPPDKEKDWSEVKEHVLSVGDTIFLNDYFAVFRGVEPAHQTAGLGLTKGDLAIQGDFLVFGEKKQYHVHPVFVVRNRLIGRVPDEVEDLGLRLSFLNVDPQKGKFTFGVSTTQKDYIILKAVEKPFINLLWSGTLLMAVGFGMAIYKRRRETEAALEPTDAEAVPTLQPRPKTRQVA from the coding sequence ATGTTGAATACAGTAATCGGCGACGTTGGACACCTGAGTGTCATCGTGGCATTTGTGGCGGCTACGGTAGCGGCGTACTCCTACTATAAGGCGGCGCAGGGCCGGACCCTCGGCGACACGGATGCCTCTTGGCTCCGGATCGGACGGGTGGCTTTTGCCGTGCACGGTTTGGCGGTGTTCGTCATTATCGGGGCGCTGTTCGGTATTATTCACGGCCACCGCTACGAATACTACTACGCCTGGAGCCACAGCAGTAACCACCTGCCAGTGTACTACATGATTTCCTGCTTCTGGGAAGGGCAGGAGGGAAGCTTTCTGCTCTGGATTTTCTGGCATGTGCTCATTGGCTTTATACTGATGCGCTACAGCCGTCGTTGGGAGGCGCCCGTCATGAGCATTTTCGCCGGCGTGCAGCTGTTCCTGACTTCCATGATTTTGGGGGTAGTGCTCGGCGACCTAAAGATTGGCTCCTCGCCCTTCATTCTGCTGCGCGACTTTATGCCGGACCTTCCGGTTTTCAAGCTCAATCCTGACTTCGTACCCAAGGACGGTACCGGCCTGAACGCCCTACTTCAGAACTACTGGATGGTGATTCACCCGCCGACCCTGTTCCTCGGCTTTGCCCTGACCCTGGTACCCTTCGCCTATGCCATTGCCGGCCTCTGGAAGGGCGAGCTAACCAAGTGGGTGCGCCCAGCCATGCGCTGGACGCTCTGGGGCGGCCTCGTGCTGGGTGTAGGCATCGTGATGGGTGCTTATTGGGCTTATGAAACCCTGAACTTCGGAGGCTATTGGAACTGGGACCCGGTAGAAAATGCCGTGTATATCCCTTGGTTGGTGCTGGTGGCTTCCCTGCACGGTCTGGTGCTGTGGCAGCGGAGTCGCACGGCTCTGCGCACTTCTTTTGTGCTGGTTATTGCCACCTTCCTGTTGGTGCTCTATGCTACCTTCCTGACCCGAAGCGGTGTGCTGGGTAATGCCTCGGTACACTCCTTCACCGACCTGGGCCTTTCCGGGCAGCTCATCATTTACTTGATGGCCTTTGTGGTACTAGCTATTGGCCTGCTAGTGTGGCGCTGGAAGCAAATTCCAATATCACCGAAAGAGCTGACGACTTACAATGCCGAGCTGTGGGTATTCGTGGGCGCTACCGTACTCTGCCTCGGTGCTTTCCAGGTGCTGGTTACTACCAGTATTCCGGTGTACAATGCTTTCCTGGGCTTTATTGGTATCAAATCCAACCTGGCTTTGCCCGCCGACCAGATTCAGCACTACACCAAAATCCAGCTCTGGATGGGGGTAGGGGTGGCTTTCTTCTCGGGCCTAGCCCAGGTGATGTGGTGGCAGAAGAATAACAAGGAGTCTTTGACTAGCTCCCTGACCGTGCCCGGCATCCTGACGTTGCTCGGAGCTGCCCTCGTGATTCTGCTGGTGCAGTACTATGGACTGAAAATGGAGGTGAGCTATATCGTGCTGCTGACCACGGCCCTCTTCGGGGTGCTGGCCAACCTCGGAATGGTATTCACCTTGATGAAGCGCAAGGTGAGCCTCTCCGGTGGCGGCATTGCTCACATCGGTATTGCCCTGATGCTGCTGGGGGTGTTGGCTTCGGCTGGCTACTCCAACATCATCAGCCAGAACGTCTCGGGCCTGTTGTACTCGCGCGAGTTTGACGAAACCACCAACCGCGACAACGTCCTGCTCTGGCGCAACGATAAGGCCCCCATGGGCAAGTACGATGTAAGCTATACCGGTCAGTATCTGGATGCGCCCGGCGTGCCCGGCTACGTAGACAAGCAACTGCTCTTCCGCACCGCCGATGAATACAAAGCCCTAGCCCGCGCCGACATCAAACGCGGCGACCAGGTGTACTATAAAGCTGGCGACACCGTCGATATTCTGCCCGAAAACACCTACTACCGCGTGGAGTATAAGGACCGCAAAACCGGGGAGGCCTTCGTACTTTACCCGCGCGGCCAGGTAAATGAGGAAATGGGAGAGGGCCTGCTCGCATCCCCAGACATCAAGCGGTTCGCTGACCACGACATCTACTCCCACATCAGCGCCGTGCCCCCACCCGACAAGGAGAAGGACTGGAGCGAGGTAAAGGAGCACGTGCTCAGCGTTGGCGACACCATTTTCCTCAATGATTATTTTGCCGTATTCCGCGGCGTAGAGCCGGCCCACCAAACCGCCGGCCTAGGCTTGACCAAAGGCGACCTAGCCATTCAAGGCGACTTCCTCGTATTTGGTGAGAAAAAGCAGTACCACGTACACCCGGTGTTTGTGGTGCGCAACCGCCTAATTGGCCGCGTGCCGGATGAGGTAGAAGATTTGGGCCTGCGCCTAAGCTTCTTGAATGTAGACCCCCAAAAGGGTAAGTTTACTTTCGGCGTAAGCACTACTCAGAAGGACTACATCATCCTGAAGGCCGTGGAAAAACCCTTTATCAACCTGCTTTGGAGTGGTACCTTGCTAATGGCTGTTGGTTTTGGCATGGCCATCTACAAGCGCCGCCGCGAAACCGAAGCTGCGCTTGAGCCCACCGATGCTGAGGCAGTGCCAACGCTGCAGCCACGACCCAAAACCCGGCAGGTTGCCTAA
- a CDS encoding T9SS-dependent choice-of-anchor J family protein, producing the protein MSKFYPNLLTAKKLAFAALLSVSTLSAQAQFAYTTLSSLSGQGTYTDLASTGTVIATPNTDDANSAATPIGFSFQYNGQTFTDFVLNTNGYLKLGTTAPIAPYYYDGPQSPFKGPLDNDAETNLILPFNLDLEGSATTEYRVFTTGTAPNRICTIQWKDVSDKALGSVTKQYATANFQVKLYETLNRVDFVYGTFTANPNATDALRTAAVGLKGSGPAPGQALVVRKTSTTAWASATFLAGNYIGDVFNVRSTSRPTSGFIYRFSASQPQDASVQTIHTLGKLATPYSLPHSVAAAIQNRGLNTLTNVPVTLTVAGANTFTSTKTVAILTPGAIATVTFDPYPATLTPGTNNLTVAVANDDNNANNSLPYTQVVTTGSIGYVDDTRAFNTAGVGVGAAGGLLAVKYNVSQPTYVNEVKVKFAASAGNVASYQLVLLDATGAGGTPNAVLYSTPARARTAVVSDVTLPVPSIRVTGAFYVAIRELTTNASVAYQVEDPLRASTFYFQVPGGGWTAVNTTALRTRIALDATVGTQLSCPIVADATFSAITGTSATLTLSGVPSTGTGYTVIYGPSGFDPASAGTTITGTGPTFSLTSLTVGTTYDVYVRSACGSTDQSALVGPFRLTTPFPAITTFPYKEGFEGVAAGSLPNGMTVANVNNDAQTWRVASSYLEGTTSLPLGDASTNAMLYRFNAAAAADDWFFTPALSLQAGTRYQLSFRYGMYNIFNTVYPERMEVKYGTSATPAGQTNLLWNNDNIVIPYVNNSPYQTANATSTPSVATITPTTSGNYYIGFHAKSTANQYLLMVDNIEVAVSTVTASSEALTRAITMFPNPTAGELAIDVRGANTKGALQVEVLNMLGQRVHTASIRNNFENKVNLSNLANGMYIVKILAGNEYMVGNVTIQK; encoded by the coding sequence ATGTCGAAATTTTACCCGAATCTGCTCACTGCAAAGAAGTTGGCTTTCGCCGCTTTGCTGAGTGTGAGCACGTTGTCGGCTCAGGCACAATTTGCCTATACGACTCTCTCGAGCCTTTCCGGCCAAGGTACTTACACGGACCTAGCAAGCACTGGGACCGTTATTGCAACGCCCAACACGGATGACGCTAATTCGGCTGCTACGCCAATTGGCTTTTCCTTCCAGTACAATGGCCAGACGTTCACGGATTTTGTGCTCAATACCAATGGCTACCTGAAGCTGGGAACCACTGCACCAATAGCTCCCTATTACTACGACGGGCCGCAAAGCCCCTTTAAGGGGCCCTTGGATAACGACGCTGAAACAAACCTGATTCTACCGTTCAACCTGGATCTGGAAGGTTCAGCAACTACGGAGTATCGGGTGTTTACTACCGGTACAGCGCCTAACCGCATCTGCACAATTCAGTGGAAAGATGTAAGCGACAAGGCTTTGGGCAGTGTTACCAAGCAGTATGCTACCGCTAATTTTCAGGTGAAGCTGTACGAAACCCTCAACCGGGTTGATTTTGTGTATGGCACCTTCACAGCTAACCCTAATGCAACTGACGCCCTGCGCACGGCTGCCGTGGGTCTGAAAGGCTCCGGCCCAGCGCCAGGCCAGGCCCTTGTGGTTCGCAAAACCTCTACTACTGCCTGGGCCAGCGCCACCTTTTTGGCGGGCAACTACATTGGTGACGTTTTCAACGTGCGCAGCACTTCACGCCCGACCTCAGGCTTTATATATCGCTTCAGCGCCTCCCAGCCCCAGGATGCCTCCGTACAAACCATTCACACGCTAGGAAAGCTGGCAACGCCTTACTCCTTGCCTCACTCAGTAGCAGCCGCTATCCAAAACCGAGGCCTTAATACGCTTACCAACGTGCCGGTTACTTTAACCGTGGCAGGGGCCAATACTTTCACCAGCACCAAGACCGTAGCCATCCTAACCCCAGGCGCTATAGCTACCGTCACGTTTGACCCGTATCCAGCCACTCTGACCCCCGGCACCAACAACCTGACCGTGGCCGTAGCCAACGACGACAACAATGCTAATAACAGCCTTCCTTACACGCAGGTAGTAACGACGGGTAGCATAGGGTACGTGGATGATACCCGCGCCTTTAACACGGCCGGGGTAGGAGTTGGGGCAGCTGGTGGCTTGCTAGCAGTTAAGTATAATGTAAGCCAGCCTACCTATGTTAATGAGGTGAAAGTCAAGTTTGCAGCATCCGCTGGCAATGTGGCCTCCTACCAACTCGTGCTGCTGGATGCGACCGGAGCCGGTGGTACCCCCAACGCTGTTCTATACTCAACCCCAGCCCGGGCTCGGACGGCAGTAGTCAGTGATGTTACGTTACCCGTACCAAGCATTCGTGTGACGGGAGCCTTCTATGTGGCGATTCGAGAGCTTACAACCAACGCGTCTGTTGCCTATCAGGTAGAAGACCCGTTGCGGGCATCTACTTTTTACTTTCAGGTGCCGGGGGGAGGGTGGACCGCCGTAAACACAACTGCGCTCCGGACACGCATTGCCTTGGATGCAACCGTTGGCACTCAGTTGAGCTGCCCCATCGTAGCGGATGCTACTTTCTCTGCTATTACCGGCACCTCAGCTACTCTTACTTTATCGGGCGTACCTAGCACTGGTACTGGCTACACGGTTATTTACGGGCCATCTGGCTTCGACCCCGCCTCCGCCGGAACTACGATAACTGGTACCGGACCAACCTTCTCCCTAACGAGCTTAACAGTCGGTACAACTTACGACGTATATGTGCGCAGTGCTTGTGGCTCTACTGATCAAAGCGCTTTAGTTGGTCCCTTCAGACTTACTACGCCATTCCCAGCTATTACCACTTTCCCCTATAAAGAAGGGTTTGAAGGGGTAGCTGCTGGTTCTCTACCAAATGGAATGACGGTAGCCAATGTCAATAATGATGCACAGACTTGGCGGGTAGCATCTTCTTACCTGGAAGGTACTACCAGCCTCCCCCTTGGTGATGCTTCCACAAATGCTATGCTTTACCGCTTTAATGCTGCAGCGGCCGCCGATGATTGGTTCTTTACGCCTGCGCTATCATTACAGGCAGGGACGCGTTATCAGTTGTCTTTCCGGTACGGCATGTATAATATTTTCAATACCGTGTATCCTGAGCGGATGGAGGTGAAATATGGTACAAGTGCAACCCCTGCTGGTCAGACCAACCTGTTATGGAATAATGATAACATCGTCATTCCGTACGTTAATAACTCTCCTTATCAAACTGCAAATGCCACTAGTACGCCTAGTGTAGCTACCATTACACCCACTACTTCCGGCAACTATTATATTGGCTTCCATGCTAAAAGCACAGCTAATCAGTACTTGTTGATGGTAGACAACATTGAAGTAGCAGTTTCCACCGTTACAGCTTCCTCCGAGGCCCTAACGCGCGCCATTACGATGTTCCCGAACCCAACTGCTGGCGAATTGGCTATTGATGTGCGGGGCGCGAATACGAAAGGCGCTCTGCAAGTGGAGGTGCTGAACATGCTTGGGCAGCGCGTGCACACGGCCAGCATCCGGAATAACTTCGAGAACAAGGTGAACCTCTCGAACCTGGCCAACGGCATGTACATCGTGAAGATTCTGGCGGGCAATGAGTACATGGTTGGTAACGTGACCATTCAGAAGTAG
- a CDS encoding Rossmann-like and DUF2520 domain-containing protein, which produces MVAYKIVLLGAGRVGQHLGPALAAAGHRVVHVWSRTLAAAQQVAARIPGATAGTDAAALPSADLYLVAVPDGAVPELLAAATFPAGALVVHTAGALDLAVFAPHPYVRGGVLYPLQTFSPGRQISWKTVPLCLEVADAADADLLENTAASLSQDVRWVNSEQRLQLHVAAVWACNFPNHLLGISHTLLTEAGLPWELLRPLIEETMAKALVHPPFSVQTGPAVRHDRATLARHEAALNSHPEWQGLYKRLTDSIQQAATGPAANNETGLQL; this is translated from the coding sequence ATGGTAGCTTACAAGATTGTCTTATTGGGAGCGGGCCGGGTAGGGCAGCACTTAGGTCCGGCGCTGGCGGCAGCTGGCCACCGCGTGGTGCACGTATGGAGCCGGACACTGGCCGCCGCCCAGCAGGTAGCTGCCCGCATTCCGGGCGCAACGGCCGGTACTGATGCCGCGGCCCTACCCTCCGCTGACCTGTACTTGGTAGCCGTGCCAGATGGCGCCGTGCCTGAGCTGCTAGCTGCCGCTACCTTTCCTGCTGGGGCGCTAGTTGTGCACACGGCGGGGGCGCTAGACTTAGCCGTATTCGCACCTCACCCTTACGTGCGCGGCGGGGTGCTGTACCCGCTGCAAACCTTTAGTCCGGGGCGACAGATCAGTTGGAAAACAGTGCCTCTGTGCCTGGAGGTAGCAGATGCGGCCGATGCTGATCTGCTGGAAAACACGGCCGCTTCGCTGAGCCAAGATGTGCGGTGGGTGAACTCCGAGCAGCGCCTGCAACTGCACGTGGCGGCCGTTTGGGCCTGCAACTTTCCCAACCATTTGCTCGGCATCAGCCACACCCTGCTTACGGAAGCAGGTCTACCTTGGGAATTGCTTCGGCCACTCATCGAGGAAACCATGGCCAAAGCCCTAGTTCACCCGCCCTTCAGCGTACAAACCGGGCCAGCTGTCCGCCACGACCGGGCTACGCTGGCCCGGCACGAAGCGGCCCTGAATAGCCACCCGGAGTGGCAGGGGTTATATAAGCGCCTGACGGATAGTATACAACAAGCGGCGACCGGGCCCGCGGCAAACAATGAGACGGGCTTGCAGCTTTGA
- a CDS encoding 2Fe-2S iron-sulfur cluster-binding protein — MKAVNITFKFQDGQPDQTHVAAQGESVLDVALNNDIQLQHNCGGVCGCSTCHVYILQGENDLPEISDKEEDFIDRAVNPRINSRLGCQCVVQGNQDVVVLIPAQEFLGH; from the coding sequence GTGAAAGCCGTAAACATCACCTTTAAGTTTCAGGACGGCCAGCCCGACCAGACCCATGTGGCCGCTCAAGGCGAATCGGTACTGGACGTAGCCCTCAACAACGATATTCAGCTCCAGCACAACTGTGGTGGGGTGTGCGGGTGCAGCACTTGCCACGTGTATATTCTGCAGGGCGAAAACGACCTGCCCGAAATTTCGGACAAAGAAGAAGACTTTATTGACCGGGCCGTAAACCCGCGCATCAATTCCCGCCTGGGCTGCCAATGCGTAGTGCAGGGCAACCAGGATGTAGTAGTCCTCATCCCGGCTCAGGAGTTTTTAGGCCACTAA
- the iscX gene encoding Fe-S cluster assembly protein IscX, which translates to MNHFEPPIKWSDHEDIAMALYEKFGDDFSEAKIYRIRFTELLEWVLSLPNFEGTREQATEGHLEQIQAKWVYEWRDNQ; encoded by the coding sequence ATGAACCATTTCGAGCCCCCCATCAAGTGGAGCGACCATGAGGATATTGCCATGGCGTTGTACGAGAAGTTTGGCGACGACTTCAGCGAGGCCAAAATCTACCGTATTCGCTTCACGGAGCTGCTGGAGTGGGTGCTGAGCTTGCCCAACTTTGAGGGCACCCGCGAACAAGCCACCGAAGGCCACCTGGAGCAAATTCAGGCCAAGTGGGTATACGAGTGGCGCGACAACCAATAG
- a CDS encoding KdsC family phosphatase, with amino-acid sequence MTSLATPPDLSAIKAFIFDVDGVFTDGTLLALNSGEQARTFHIRDGFAVRHALAKGYRIAVISGREEEGVRKRLESLDVRDIFLGVDDKMKIFNNYINTYRLDPSHIAYMGDDVPDMEVMRRCAVAACPADAAADVHAISNYTAARPGGHGAVRELIEAVLKAQNTWL; translated from the coding sequence ATGACATCACTTGCTACCCCTCCCGACTTATCGGCCATTAAGGCGTTTATTTTCGATGTGGACGGGGTGTTTACCGACGGCACCCTGCTGGCCCTGAACTCGGGGGAGCAGGCCCGGACCTTCCACATCCGCGACGGGTTTGCCGTGCGCCACGCCCTGGCCAAGGGCTACCGGATTGCCGTTATTTCGGGCCGGGAAGAGGAAGGGGTCCGCAAGCGCCTGGAGTCCCTGGATGTGCGCGACATCTTTCTGGGAGTTGATGACAAGATGAAAATCTTTAACAATTACATCAACACCTACCGTCTCGACCCCAGCCACATAGCCTATATGGGCGACGACGTACCCGACATGGAGGTAATGCGCCGGTGCGCCGTGGCCGCTTGCCCCGCCGATGCTGCCGCCGATGTGCACGCCATCAGCAATTACACCGCCGCCCGGCCCGGTGGCCACGGGGCCGTGCGGGAGCTAATTGAAGCCGTCCTCAAAGCCCAAAATACGTGGCTGTAA
- a CDS encoding cold-shock protein, with protein MKTGTVKFYNESKGYGFITEDGTKEDFFVHITGLNGGQIQQNDRVEFDTQEGRKGVNAVNVKKL; from the coding sequence ATGAAAACAGGAACCGTAAAATTCTATAATGAGTCGAAGGGCTACGGCTTCATTACGGAAGACGGTACGAAGGAAGATTTCTTCGTCCACATTACCGGCCTTAACGGGGGCCAGATCCAACAGAATGACCGCGTAGAGTTTGACACTCAGGAAGGCCGTAAGGGCGTTAACGCGGTAAATGTGAAGAAACTGTAA
- a CDS encoding geranylgeranylglycerol-phosphate geranylgeranyltransferase — MSSALRALLGPSSAPEPGTWQQLARLVRLPNLLIMGLCLVLVRACLLLPAAPWRQVLAPSFGLLVLAALSVGAAGYIINDYYDVKIDAINRPGRLVVGRVVNRRHAMLAHVLLSGLGVVVSGALSPLLGLVNLGSALLLWGYSVRFKRVALVGNISIATLTAALVLLPELQIRTGTSAVWAYALAAFLLTTVREIVKDVEDMRGDAQHDCRTLPIVWGVARTKWVVGFFLGCLGLLLLGASYNAVVSNRFLLATWLLGLVLAPLVGLGYKLRRADRKRDFTHLSAWCKWIMLAGVLSMMVISK, encoded by the coding sequence TTGAGTTCTGCTCTCCGTGCCCTACTGGGCCCGTCATCGGCTCCGGAGCCGGGCACCTGGCAGCAGCTGGCCCGCCTGGTGCGCCTGCCCAACCTCCTGATTATGGGGCTGTGCCTGGTGCTGGTACGCGCCTGCCTGCTGCTGCCCGCTGCGCCGTGGCGGCAAGTGCTGGCACCCTCATTTGGCTTGCTCGTACTGGCCGCCCTGAGCGTAGGCGCCGCCGGCTACATCATCAATGATTACTACGACGTCAAGATCGACGCCATTAACCGGCCCGGGCGGTTGGTGGTGGGCCGGGTAGTAAACCGCCGCCACGCCATGCTGGCTCATGTGTTGCTTTCGGGTCTGGGAGTAGTCGTGAGCGGGGCCTTGTCGCCCTTGTTAGGCCTGGTTAATTTGGGCTCGGCCCTGCTGCTCTGGGGCTATTCAGTGCGGTTCAAGCGGGTAGCGCTGGTTGGTAACATCAGCATTGCAACGCTCACGGCTGCCTTGGTGCTCCTTCCCGAGTTACAAATCCGGACGGGCACTAGCGCCGTGTGGGCCTATGCGCTGGCGGCCTTTCTGCTCACGACAGTGCGGGAGATTGTCAAGGATGTGGAGGATATGCGCGGCGACGCTCAGCACGACTGCCGCACGCTGCCCATTGTTTGGGGAGTGGCCCGCACGAAATGGGTGGTAGGGTTTTTTCTGGGGTGCCTGGGCTTGCTTTTGCTGGGAGCTAGCTACAACGCCGTGGTTTCCAACCGGTTTCTACTAGCAACCTGGCTGCTGGGGCTGGTGTTGGCACCGCTGGTTGGGCTAGGGTACAAGCTGCGACGAGCAGACCGCAAGCGTGATTTCACCCACCTCAGCGCGTGGTGTAAGTGGATTATGCTGGCTGGCGTGCTGTCGATGATGGTGATAAGCAAGTAA
- a CDS encoding BamA/TamA family outer membrane protein codes for MRFLYPLLALSTLAASTAQAQSVAATPDSAASLVALAPTAPEQDEVSVSAPVGLNRALAPVAPIKLTPDDPDKPSFIPVPIAFYQQETGFAGGAAILPVWRFGDDTTVRKSNARLIAWISQKKQTTVQLTHTIFTKEEKFFFSGELSYYDLAFNYYGIGNDTRKSNESHIQYPLWVFDEKALIKVVPNLFVGVRYRFTNLGEVKLKDNEGNTAPYYALTSKERNGYTTSGVGPALLYDGRDNVLATYRGSFVDAHMLFNGGGLGSDYKFTRYMVDARHFIPLFGSNNSILAAQFLGQYHTGRVPFRELGGMGATLGGSLYNNAYLMRGIYEARFRDRQFSTFQAELRQKLFWRFDGALFGAVGQVAPRLGDYTFDDMKYAGGGGIRFRFNRRDRLNIRLDYGVGSGGNSGIIFAVGEAF; via the coding sequence ATGCGCTTTCTCTACCCGCTGCTAGCCCTCAGCACGCTAGCCGCCTCCACTGCCCAGGCGCAGTCCGTTGCCGCTACTCCCGATTCAGCCGCTTCTCTAGTTGCTTTGGCTCCAACTGCACCCGAACAGGATGAAGTTTCTGTTAGTGCACCGGTGGGCCTGAACCGTGCCCTGGCACCCGTAGCGCCCATTAAGCTTACCCCTGACGACCCCGATAAGCCTAGCTTTATTCCGGTTCCGATTGCCTTTTACCAGCAGGAAACGGGCTTTGCTGGCGGCGCTGCCATTCTGCCGGTGTGGCGCTTCGGCGACGATACCACGGTGCGCAAATCCAACGCCCGCCTGATTGCCTGGATTTCCCAGAAAAAGCAGACTACCGTTCAGCTCACTCACACCATCTTCACCAAGGAGGAAAAGTTCTTTTTCTCGGGCGAGCTGAGCTACTATGATCTGGCGTTCAACTACTACGGCATCGGCAACGACACGCGCAAGAGCAACGAGTCGCATATTCAGTATCCGTTGTGGGTGTTCGACGAAAAAGCCTTGATTAAGGTAGTACCGAACCTGTTCGTGGGGGTGCGCTACCGGTTCACCAACCTGGGTGAAGTAAAGCTCAAAGACAACGAAGGAAATACGGCACCCTACTACGCCCTAACTTCTAAGGAGCGCAACGGCTACACTACCTCCGGAGTCGGTCCGGCCCTGCTCTACGATGGGCGCGACAACGTGCTGGCTACCTACCGTGGCAGCTTCGTGGATGCCCACATGCTGTTTAATGGCGGTGGCCTGGGTAGCGACTACAAGTTTACCCGTTACATGGTGGATGCCCGCCATTTCATTCCGCTCTTTGGCTCCAACAACAGCATTCTGGCAGCGCAGTTTCTGGGGCAGTACCACACGGGTCGCGTACCCTTCCGCGAGTTGGGCGGCATGGGCGCTACCCTCGGCGGTTCGCTCTATAACAATGCCTACCTGATGCGCGGGATTTACGAAGCTCGCTTCCGTGACCGGCAGTTCTCCACGTTCCAGGCTGAACTTCGGCAGAAGCTGTTTTGGCGCTTTGATGGGGCCTTGTTCGGGGCCGTGGGCCAGGTGGCACCCCGCCTCGGCGACTATACCTTCGATGACATGAAGTACGCTGGCGGCGGTGGCATCCGGTTCCGCTTCAACCGCCGCGACCGGCTCAACATCCGCCTGGATTATGGCGTGGGCTCGGGCGGTAACTCCGGTATCATCTTCGCCGTTGGCGAGGCCTTCTAA